The genomic interval ATCGAGCGCGATCGCTCGACAGACCGATATCATTTGGGTTTAAAAATGTGGGAGCTGTCGGCCCATTTATCACGTTCAGATGACCAAGCAACAATATGGCTGCCTGAGATGGAGCGTTTACGCGACCAGCTGGGCGAGACCGTTAGCATATACGTAAGAGACGGCTCTGAGCGGATTCGTATGCAAGCCGTGCAAAGCAATCAACCCGTTAGGCGGGTAGCGCCTGTAGGCGTGAGACTGCCGCTTTATGCAGGTGCATCGAGCAAGGTGCTAATCGCTTATTCAGATCCGATCGTACAGGAAAGCATTTTTGGAGATCCAGCGTGGCTGTACTCTCTGGATTTGGATCAATACAAGCAGCAGCTCGAAGAGATTTGTATGCAGGGATATGCCACAAGCTTCGAGGAACGCGAACCGGGAGCAGCGGCGCTTTCTGCGCCTATCTTTAACCGTACCGGCAAGCTCGCTGCTGCATTATCCGTGTCGGGCCCTGCCAGCAGGATGACGATGGACACGATGAGGGAATACGCCCCGGTCATGATGGAGTCTGCTAAACGGATGGGTACGATGATTCTATAGTCATAAAAGAACAGCAGGCATGAGGTGACCCTCGAGCCTGCTGTTTTTGTTTAAACACATTAGGGTTGTTGGGTAGTGTAGCCCGTTTAAGCTACGCCTTTGCTGGGATGTTGCTTAGCGAGCGGTTGCTGTATCTAGGATTTAAACAAGCAGCTATGCTCCACGAATGATTGGAGCATATGTATTACAGGATTAAGTCATCTAATCGGAGGAAGTGGAAGCTCCGGGTTTTTGCTTTTTAGAGAGGGTAACGGACATCAGATACGCTATTTGCTCCTTTTCATTACTTTTGGGTAGCTAATGGTCATAGGGTACGCTATTGGGCTTAAAAAGGTAGGATTATGCTCGAAATAGGACAAATAGCGGATCGTATGTCCGTTAAATCTGTTGTGGACGTTAATTGTTATAAATTACGGATCCTATGTCCGTTAGATGTAGCTGTATACGATAGCGAAGCTATGACACTTCAAGTGCAGTAGAGGACTAATTTGATTGTGATAGTTACGTGCCTGCTCTGGGTGGGGGATCGTGGCAGGGTGTTGGCTTTAATTTGGTTCAAACTCAAACTACAGGACTAACGTGATAGCTGCGCGCCTGCTTTGGGAGGGGAACGTGGCTAGATTGCTGGCTGTAATTTATTCAAACTCATAATGAGCATTTGAAGTAAAAGAAGGTTGGAATTATGAGCTTGAGTAACCAAACTTGCTGTAACGGACATCAGATACGTTATTTGCTTCAAATCCTAACTTTTGAGGCGGCTAACGGACATAGGGTACGCTATTGGGCTTAAAAAGGTAGGATTAAGCTCGAAATGGGACAAATAGCGGATCGTATGTCCGTTAAATTTGTTGTGGACGTTATTTGTAGTAAATAACGGATCCTATGTCCGTTAGGTGAGGTTTTGTGCGAAAAAGTGAGGCTATGACACTACAAGCGTGACTAAGACTGATGTTTTAGCGGCCCTCCTGCTCTCGGAGGGAGCATGACTAAGGTATTTGCTGTAATCTAGCTCAAACTCTTAATGATTGGATGAGCATGTTTGGAGGTACTGGAGCTTAGAGCAAGCATAGGCCGCGGAAATTGTTCTGCGTACATTGACAAGTAACACTTAGCAAATAACAAGAAGCAAGTAACAACGCTATTACTTAAAAACAAACGAAAAAAGAGCTTTGCCAAATAGTCGGCAAAGCTCTTTTTCGATACTGCGCAGGATATGCGCAGATTAT from Paenibacillus sp. FSL K6-3182 carries:
- a CDS encoding IclR family transcriptional regulator — protein: MEDGKSTVRAVDRALDILLCFISKTDWAMTEIAEQVGLHKSTVHRMLATLEEKGFIERDRSTDRYHLGLKMWELSAHLSRSDDQATIWLPEMERLRDQLGETVSIYVRDGSERIRMQAVQSNQPVRRVAPVGVRLPLYAGASSKVLIAYSDPIVQESIFGDPAWLYSLDLDQYKQQLEEICMQGYATSFEEREPGAAALSAPIFNRTGKLAAALSVSGPASRMTMDTMREYAPVMMESAKRMGTMIL